A DNA window from Actinokineospora baliensis contains the following coding sequences:
- a CDS encoding phage tail protein, with product MALPDLDTSVGHSFGLEVDGIQIKSINEVSGLKMEQDVIELKQNTADGKYVIKKLPGRPKAGEVTLTRGLTGDTSFEKWVKDAHFGKMADARKGGAIIVYDYEGQPIKRYKLTNAWPKTLEIGSLKAGDTSVLTEKLVITYEQMEVE from the coding sequence ATGGCACTCCCCGATCTCGACACCTCCGTCGGCCACTCCTTCGGCCTTGAGGTCGACGGCATCCAGATCAAGAGCATCAACGAGGTCAGCGGCCTGAAGATGGAACAGGACGTGATCGAGCTCAAGCAGAACACCGCCGACGGCAAGTACGTCATCAAGAAGCTGCCCGGGCGGCCCAAGGCGGGCGAGGTCACCCTCACCCGCGGCCTCACCGGCGACACCAGCTTCGAGAAGTGGGTCAAGGACGCCCACTTCGGCAAGATGGCCGACGCGCGCAAGGGCGGGGCGATCATCGTCTACGACTACGAGGGCCAGCCGATCAAGCGCTACAAGCTGACCAACGCCTGGCCCAAGACCCTGGAGATCGGCTCGCTCAAGGCGGGCGACACCAGCGTGCTCACCGAGAAGCTCGTGATCACCTACGAGCAGATGGAAGTCGAGTAG
- a CDS encoding DUF6760 family protein, which translates to MTYAADRLHEEVAYVAYHFHWPLEDILDLEHPDRLRYVAEIARINTRISQGR; encoded by the coding sequence GTGACGTACGCGGCAGACCGGCTGCACGAGGAGGTCGCGTACGTCGCCTACCACTTCCACTGGCCGCTCGAGGACATCCTCGACCTCGAACACCCCGACCGGCTGCGCTACGTGGCCGAGATAGCCCGGATCAACACCAGGATCTCGCAGGGACGGTGA
- a CDS encoding phage tail protein → MTSIEEAVAVCYVVKIDDESLGAFSSCDGLGCEFVMEQREEGGNNGFVWQLPTRIKYGNVKFSRPVTADSAKVTAWIAGMAGGIRRKTATIEARTLAGKVIARWSLVDVVPVRWTGPQLSADSPKVATETLELAHHGFLGRGA, encoded by the coding sequence ATGACCAGCATCGAGGAGGCCGTCGCCGTCTGCTACGTCGTCAAGATCGACGACGAGAGCCTCGGCGCGTTCAGCAGCTGCGACGGGCTGGGCTGCGAGTTCGTGATGGAGCAACGGGAGGAGGGCGGCAACAACGGGTTCGTCTGGCAGCTGCCCACCCGGATCAAGTACGGCAACGTCAAGTTCTCCCGGCCGGTGACCGCCGACAGCGCCAAGGTCACCGCCTGGATCGCGGGCATGGCGGGCGGCATCCGGCGCAAGACCGCCACCATCGAGGCCAGGACGCTGGCCGGCAAGGTGATCGCCCGCTGGTCGCTGGTCGACGTGGTGCCGGTGCGCTGGACCGGTCCGCAGCTCTCGGCCGACTCGCCGAAGGTCGCCACCGAGACCCTCGAGCTGGCCCACCACGGGTTCCTCGGTCGGGGGGCGTGA
- a CDS encoding CIS tube protein produces MSSPITFVSAGSPATANYGAGAPPNLQRAKLAVHKPPQGGSTAKPGEFMYDIPFQFNPKELSLTKNAKWKRDEQRNAKKSGPPEFKGADPCKLALEMFLDATDTMDDKVVKTVEKVFSCCVATEESRQSGKGSPPWVVFKWGGMTGFPAYVASVTAKYTLFTPAGVPVRAVCTVNLEEISGEQGGQNPTSGTRAVRATHTLVAGDTLQSVAFRAYGDPGFWRDIAELNDIDDPMVLRPGTRLRVPALEEISRGQ; encoded by the coding sequence ATGAGCTCGCCGATCACCTTCGTCTCCGCCGGGTCGCCCGCCACCGCCAACTACGGCGCGGGCGCCCCGCCGAACCTGCAGCGCGCCAAGCTCGCCGTGCACAAGCCCCCGCAGGGCGGCAGCACCGCCAAGCCGGGCGAGTTCATGTACGACATCCCGTTCCAGTTCAACCCCAAGGAGCTCTCGCTCACCAAGAACGCCAAGTGGAAGCGCGACGAGCAGCGCAACGCCAAGAAGAGCGGTCCGCCGGAGTTCAAGGGCGCCGACCCGTGCAAGCTGGCGCTGGAGATGTTCCTCGACGCCACCGACACGATGGACGACAAGGTGGTCAAGACCGTCGAGAAGGTCTTCTCCTGCTGCGTGGCCACCGAGGAGAGCAGGCAGAGCGGCAAGGGTTCGCCGCCGTGGGTGGTGTTCAAGTGGGGCGGCATGACCGGGTTCCCGGCCTACGTCGCCAGCGTGACCGCCAAGTACACCCTGTTCACCCCCGCCGGGGTGCCGGTGCGCGCGGTGTGCACGGTGAACCTGGAGGAGATCTCCGGCGAGCAGGGCGGCCAGAACCCGACCTCGGGTACCCGCGCGGTCCGCGCCACGCACACCCTGGTCGCGGGCGACACCCTGCAGTCGGTGGCCTTCCGCGCCTACGGCGACCCCGGGTTCTGGCGCGACATCGCCGAGCTCAACGACATCGACGACCCGATGGTGCTGCGCCCGGGCACCCGGCTGCGGGTGCCCGCGCTGGAGGAGATCTCCCGTGGCCAATGA
- a CDS encoding VgrG-related protein has protein sequence MANESFANSLAVTVGGQPLPADVKAMLAVAYVDDSRNLPDMFVLRFRDPAGVVLSKAGIKVGVPVELKVQTADPGGPQALMSGEVTAVGIELDRTGTFTEVRGYDHAHRLFRGRRVAVYPDMTVADVVRKVTSRAGLQAGTIDDVKGYGGAPNTQFGQDNISDWEFLSRLADAVGAQIAVVDKKLNFQLPEQPSGAPDTSAKAATDPLVLEAHRNLVSLRAGVTAAEQVPKVEVRGWDVKAKKAITATETPKHAGIEVSGADPVALANGFGSPPLVATTTRGTQGAAAAMAKGLANEFGSACVELDGVAKGNPKLRAGAQVALANVGEPFAGKYTLTTTRHLFSDEVGYTTEFSVSGRQERSFYGLASGGRDGRGVHTGLVTGVVSDVRDPDKLGRVKVTFPWLADDCTSGWARMTEWGAGKDRGAMMLPEVGDEVVVGFDHGDFDAPFVLGSLHNGKDTVPKFAKPVVDEGSGEIAVRGFVSRKAHKLEFVEADGITIATGDGKFVLALDQTKQVIEITSGKEITVKATNGIKVDAGQGPLELKGQTVAVKAVGGFTAEGATAVVKGQGQAELSASGPVTVKGAIVKIN, from the coding sequence GTGGCCAATGAGAGCTTCGCCAACAGCCTGGCCGTGACCGTCGGCGGGCAGCCGCTGCCCGCCGACGTCAAGGCCATGCTCGCGGTCGCCTACGTGGACGACAGCCGGAACCTGCCGGACATGTTCGTGCTGCGCTTCCGCGACCCGGCCGGTGTCGTGCTCTCCAAGGCGGGCATCAAGGTCGGGGTGCCGGTGGAGCTGAAGGTGCAGACCGCCGATCCCGGCGGCCCGCAGGCGCTGATGAGCGGGGAGGTCACCGCCGTCGGCATCGAACTCGACCGCACCGGCACCTTCACCGAGGTCCGCGGCTACGACCACGCGCACCGGCTCTTCCGCGGCAGGCGGGTCGCGGTGTACCCGGACATGACCGTCGCCGACGTGGTCCGCAAGGTGACCAGCCGGGCCGGGCTGCAGGCGGGCACCATCGACGACGTCAAGGGCTACGGCGGCGCGCCCAACACCCAGTTCGGCCAGGACAACATCAGCGACTGGGAGTTCCTGTCCCGCTTGGCCGACGCGGTGGGCGCGCAGATCGCCGTGGTCGACAAGAAGCTCAACTTCCAGCTCCCCGAACAGCCCTCCGGCGCCCCGGACACCTCGGCCAAGGCCGCGACCGACCCGCTGGTCTTGGAGGCGCACCGCAACCTGGTGTCGCTGCGGGCAGGCGTGACCGCCGCCGAGCAGGTGCCCAAGGTCGAGGTCCGCGGCTGGGACGTGAAGGCCAAGAAGGCCATCACCGCCACCGAGACCCCCAAGCACGCAGGCATCGAGGTCTCCGGTGCGGACCCGGTCGCCCTCGCCAACGGCTTCGGCAGCCCACCGCTGGTGGCCACCACGACCAGGGGCACCCAGGGCGCGGCCGCGGCGATGGCCAAGGGGTTGGCCAACGAGTTCGGCAGCGCCTGCGTCGAACTCGACGGTGTGGCCAAGGGAAACCCGAAGCTGCGGGCGGGTGCTCAGGTGGCGCTGGCCAACGTGGGGGAGCCGTTCGCCGGCAAGTACACCCTCACCACCACCCGGCACCTGTTCAGCGACGAGGTCGGCTACACCACCGAGTTCTCCGTCTCCGGCAGGCAGGAGCGCTCCTTCTACGGGCTCGCCTCCGGTGGCCGCGACGGCCGGGGTGTCCACACCGGACTGGTCACCGGGGTGGTCAGCGACGTGCGGGACCCGGACAAGCTGGGCAGGGTCAAGGTGACCTTCCCGTGGCTGGCCGACGACTGCACCAGCGGCTGGGCGCGGATGACCGAGTGGGGCGCTGGCAAGGACCGCGGCGCGATGATGCTGCCCGAGGTCGGCGACGAGGTCGTCGTCGGGTTCGACCACGGCGACTTCGACGCGCCGTTCGTGCTCGGCTCGCTGCACAACGGCAAGGACACCGTGCCGAAGTTCGCCAAACCCGTGGTGGACGAGGGATCCGGCGAGATCGCGGTGCGCGGGTTCGTCTCCCGCAAGGCGCACAAGCTCGAGTTCGTCGAGGCCGACGGCATCACCATCGCCACCGGCGACGGCAAGTTCGTGCTCGCCCTCGACCAGACCAAGCAGGTCATCGAGATCACCAGCGGCAAGGAGATCACCGTCAAGGCCACCAACGGCATCAAGGTCGACGCCGGGCAGGGGCCGCTGGAGCTCAAGGGGCAGACGGTGGCGGTGAAGGCGGTCGGCGGGTTCACCGCCGAGGGCGCCACCGCGGTGGTCAAGGGGCAGGGGCAGGCCGAGCTCAGCGCCAGCGGACCGGTGACGGTCAAGGGCGCCATCGTGAAGATCAACTGA
- a CDS encoding PAAR domain-containing protein: MPPAARVGDPTGHPGTVTGPGVPTVLIGGKPAATVGDLHACSFPPPPPHPPTPIVPPGCPTVLIGGKPAARLGDMSGCGAPIIAGCLTVLIGG; this comes from the coding sequence ATGCCGCCAGCGGCCAGGGTCGGGGACCCGACCGGGCACCCGGGCACCGTCACCGGGCCCGGGGTGCCGACCGTGCTCATCGGCGGCAAACCCGCCGCCACGGTGGGGGACCTGCACGCCTGCTCGTTCCCGCCACCGCCCCCGCACCCGCCGACCCCGATCGTGCCGCCCGGCTGCCCCACGGTGCTCATCGGCGGCAAGCCCGCCGCGCGCCTCGGCGACATGTCCGGCTGCGGCGCCCCGATCATCGCCGGGTGCCTGACCGTCCTCATTGGAGGCTGA
- a CDS encoding GPW/gp25 family protein, whose protein sequence is MEFIGRGWAFPVRTDATGSVALVGGDREIVESIRLILGTSPGERPMRPEFGCAIHDLVFAPADAATAGQLAYEVRVALERWEPRISLDDVVVGFDAVDEGTLLIDIRYTLRDRNDPRNLVFPFYVIPSHDPTPLPGARPAIEAADELAGEGR, encoded by the coding sequence GTGGAGTTCATCGGCAGGGGCTGGGCGTTCCCGGTGCGCACCGACGCCACCGGGTCGGTCGCGCTGGTCGGCGGCGACCGGGAGATCGTGGAGAGCATCCGGCTGATCCTGGGCACCTCGCCGGGGGAGCGGCCGATGCGCCCGGAGTTCGGCTGCGCCATCCACGACCTGGTGTTCGCCCCCGCGGACGCGGCCACCGCGGGGCAGTTGGCCTACGAGGTGCGGGTCGCGCTGGAGCGCTGGGAGCCCAGGATCAGCCTCGACGACGTGGTGGTCGGGTTCGACGCCGTTGACGAGGGGACGCTGCTCATCGACATCCGCTACACGCTGCGCGACCGCAACGACCCGCGCAACCTGGTGTTCCCGTTCTACGTCATCCCCAGCCACGACCCGACCCCGCTGCCCGGTGCCCGACCGGCGATCGAGGCGGCCGACGAGCTCGCCGGGGAGGGTCGCTGA